The Methanofervidicoccus sp. A16 genome has a segment encoding these proteins:
- a CDS encoding DUF505 family protein, protein MFLKKRHLEILKLMKNTTKSKELKSKLPEEFEVRIAELFILGFVEISGEDIIFTDVGKRMVELIDKIPVEDIPDVYINSEIIKIMELLDKTGYVPEKWNNLLVERHLANSEGLTEVGKEILKIYRESHPVVYLTPDILDFVRGMPKIGLYEELITYKNTKKQGDNILNALQAMRLLSISPTTEAGKAFATTVALKEVLKIASMVPKLGRTLILRKEDFDAMKRGEFSEEMVDSGFCEEGEITELGQSMLNTYSEIGKTYQEITPIYVLEDEIKVLKTIEIIKEKYETNPEVLPTYKEIKKRSGIEDLGEVLHTLEFKELIRREVIKNKDTYWMTEFGEKVKDLGTVTTDGMKAITYPEHNDTPIAEWVVKGKEEKVVQRGITDKGSFLLKLTRSIKRRPYLTKYDISALINMPVKRYIHRDELVKLIQKHVGGDEEAIIKALNESESKGLIRELQNKMIILTELGEGVKEAVEMAKVQELLSTKFAITPTTFNILLAIYNNREDFDRVWREKSEVGEHKENEIILLAKLLPLTVDEIKKSLVILKNVGLIGKKGLTDAGVKLVESYLKLWKGINN, encoded by the coding sequence ATGTTTTTAAAGAAGAGACATTTGGAAATACTGAAACTTATGAAAAATACAACTAAAAGTAAAGAGTTAAAAAGTAAACTACCTGAAGAGTTTGAGGTAAGAATAGCAGAACTCTTTATCTTAGGATTTGTAGAGATATCTGGAGAGGACATAATCTTTACAGACGTTGGAAAAAGGATGGTGGAGTTAATCGACAAGATACCTGTAGAGGATATACCTGATGTGTATATAAATTCTGAGATTATCAAGATTATGGAACTCTTAGATAAAACAGGTTATGTCCCAGAGAAATGGAACAATTTACTAGTAGAGAGACATTTGGCAAATTCTGAAGGACTAACTGAAGTTGGGAAGGAGATACTCAAGATCTACAGAGAATCTCACCCAGTGGTATATTTAACACCTGATATACTGGACTTTGTAAGAGGTATGCCAAAGATCGGCCTTTACGAGGAACTGATAACTTATAAGAACACCAAGAAACAGGGCGACAATATACTTAACGCCCTTCAGGCTATGAGATTACTAAGTATATCCCCTACAACTGAGGCTGGTAAGGCCTTCGCCACAACAGTGGCACTGAAGGAGGTATTGAAGATTGCCTCCATGGTTCCAAAACTAGGTAGAACGTTGATCCTAAGAAAGGAAGATTTCGATGCAATGAAGAGAGGAGAGTTCAGTGAGGAGATGGTGGACAGTGGTTTCTGTGAAGAGGGGGAGATTACAGAGTTGGGACAGTCCATGCTAAACACCTACAGTGAGATAGGTAAAACCTATCAGGAGATAACACCTATCTATGTATTGGAGGACGAGATCAAAGTTTTAAAGACTATCGAGATTATCAAAGAGAAGTATGAAACCAACCCGGAGGTACTACCTACCTACAAGGAGATAAAAAAGAGAAGTGGAATTGAAGATTTGGGAGAGGTCCTTCACACATTGGAGTTTAAGGAACTTATAAGAAGGGAAGTTATAAAAAATAAAGATACATACTGGATGACTGAATTTGGAGAGAAGGTTAAGGACTTAGGAACAGTAACTACCGACGGTATGAAAGCAATTACTTATCCTGAACACAACGATACACCTATCGCAGAGTGGGTGGTAAAGGGTAAAGAAGAGAAGGTAGTACAGAGAGGTATTACTGATAAAGGTAGTTTCTTACTGAAATTAACCAGATCCATTAAAAGAAGACCTTATCTGACTAAGTACGATATATCTGCCCTAATTAACATGCCAGTGAAGAGGTACATCCACAGGGACGAACTAGTTAAGTTGATACAGAAACACGTTGGTGGTGATGAGGAGGCAATTATTAAGGCTTTAAATGAGAGTGAGTCCAAGGGACTAATTAGAGAACTACAGAATAAGATGATTATTTTAACAGAACTTGGAGAGGGTGTTAAAGAGGCCGTTGAGATGGCAAAGGTACAGGAACTCCTATCTACGAAGTTTGCAATAACTCCAACTACCTTCAATATACTACTGGCAATATACAACAACAGGGAAGACTTTGACAGAGTATGGAGAGAGAAAAGTGAAGTTGGAGAGCATAAAGAGAATGAAATCATACTTCTAGCCAAGTTACTCCCATTAACTGTGGATGAGATAAAGAAGAGTCTGGTCATTTTGAAAAACGTTGGGTTAATTGGTAAGAAGGGCCTTACAGATGCTGGAGTTAAACTGGTAGAGTCCTATCTCAAACTCTGGAAGGGCATAAACAATTAA
- the purS gene encoding phosphoribosylformylglycinamidine synthase subunit PurS, with protein sequence MYRAVVTVKLKKGVLNPEGRTILRALNFLGYKEVKDANTFKCIELLIEGEDKDKVIERVEEMCRKLLANPVIHDYEIEVEKVD encoded by the coding sequence ATGTACAGGGCAGTGGTAACTGTTAAGTTAAAAAAAGGAGTGCTGAATCCAGAGGGAAGAACTATCTTGAGAGCCTTGAACTTCCTGGGATACAAAGAGGTTAAAGATGCAAATACCTTTAAATGTATAGAACTCCTTATTGAGGGCGAAGATAAGGATAAAGTGATAGAAAGAGTTGAAGAGATGTGTAGAAAATTACTTGCAAACCCTGTTATCCACGATTACGAGATTGAAGTGGAGAAAGTGGATTGA
- the purC gene encoding phosphoribosylaminoimidazolesuccinocarboxamide synthase encodes MNIDIQEILKREPLYSGKAKSIYEIDEDRVLIEFRDDITAGDGKKRDVKKGKGHLNALISSKLFEVLEKEGVPTHYLGYIDPVYMVAKRVEIIPIEVIVRNIAAGSLCRRYPFKEGEELKRPIVQFDYKSDEYGDPMLNEDIAIALGLTTEEELKKLRELALKVNDVLKRFFDEKGIILVDFKIEVGRTKDGELVVADEISPDTMRLWDKETRDVLDKDVFRKDLGDVVSKYEIVAKRIGCI; translated from the coding sequence ATGAATATAGATATCCAAGAGATACTTAAAAGGGAACCTCTTTACAGTGGTAAAGCGAAGTCTATATATGAAATAGATGAAGATAGAGTACTTATCGAGTTTAGAGATGACATAACTGCAGGAGATGGAAAGAAGAGAGATGTAAAGAAGGGAAAGGGTCATCTTAACGCCCTTATATCTTCCAAGTTATTTGAGGTGTTGGAAAAGGAAGGTGTACCTACTCACTACTTAGGATATATAGATCCTGTATATATGGTTGCCAAGAGGGTAGAAATCATACCTATAGAGGTAATTGTAAGAAACATTGCTGCGGGAAGTCTCTGTAGAAGGTATCCCTTCAAAGAGGGAGAGGAGTTAAAGAGGCCCATTGTACAGTTTGACTACAAGAGTGATGAATATGGAGATCCTATGTTAAACGAGGATATTGCCATTGCCTTAGGTTTAACTACAGAGGAGGAGTTGAAGAAGTTGAGAGAATTGGCTCTAAAGGTAAATGATGTACTTAAGAGGTTCTTCGATGAGAAGGGAATAATACTTGTGGACTTTAAGATAGAGGTAGGAAGAACAAAGGACGGAGAACTTGTCGTTGCCGATGAGATAAGTCCAGATACTATGAGATTGTGGGACAAGGAGACTAGAGATGTTTTAGATAAGGATGTATTTAGGAAGGATCTAGGAGATGTTGTAAGTAAGTACGAGATTGTAGCAAAGAGAATAGGATGTATATAA
- the dnaG gene encoding DNA primase DnaG has translation MDFGTTKYIIYAELVADGYVEKNDIIGAIFGQTEGLLGGDLDLRDLQKSGRIGRIDVEVTNNSNGKSYAKITLPSSLDRIETAIIAATLETIDRVGPCSAKVEVKDIRDIRLEKRKYITNRAKELLETLMDSMTDIHDISEEIREHIRTREIVEYGEEKLPAGPNIDSSDSIIVVEGRADVLNLLRCGIKNVIAVGGISIPKTIVELSKKKITTIFIDGDRGGELILKESLQRCDIDYIARAPKGKEVEELSKKEVLKYLRLRVPVEQYLQQVNRCNDLSRSVVETSKEEEITSTDFNSKEECPKEDSNNKETLTYEVLKSENYELKLEYIRSSIENIKGTNKIKLISPNFEKVLSMEELSEDLLTDVYFIITDTPITQQLIDRFFNNVNSNLVIIGRETHITKKPPNLKILKYEDVM, from the coding sequence ATGGATTTTGGCACTACTAAGTACATCATATACGCTGAACTTGTTGCAGATGGATACGTGGAAAAAAATGATATAATAGGTGCGATATTTGGGCAAACTGAGGGATTACTAGGGGGTGATTTAGATTTAAGGGATCTCCAGAAGAGTGGGAGGATTGGGCGGATAGATGTTGAAGTTACCAACAACAGCAACGGGAAATCCTATGCAAAGATAACCTTGCCATCTAGTTTAGATAGGATTGAGACAGCGATTATTGCTGCGACGTTGGAAACTATTGACAGGGTAGGACCTTGTTCAGCCAAGGTAGAAGTGAAAGATATAAGGGATATTCGTCTTGAAAAACGTAAGTATATTACAAATAGGGCGAAGGAACTTTTGGAAACCCTTATGGATAGTATGACAGATATCCATGATATATCAGAGGAGATCAGGGAGCATATTAGAACTAGAGAGATAGTTGAATACGGTGAAGAGAAGTTACCTGCAGGTCCAAATATAGATAGTTCAGATAGTATAATAGTGGTAGAGGGAAGGGCAGATGTTTTAAATCTCCTAAGATGTGGGATCAAGAACGTAATAGCAGTTGGAGGTATCTCCATACCTAAGACTATTGTAGAACTGTCCAAAAAGAAAATTACCACCATATTTATCGATGGAGATAGAGGAGGAGAACTTATACTGAAGGAATCCCTTCAGAGGTGTGATATAGACTACATTGCGAGGGCTCCCAAAGGTAAGGAGGTAGAGGAACTCTCTAAGAAAGAGGTATTAAAGTATTTAAGGCTAAGGGTACCAGTAGAGCAGTATTTACAACAGGTAAATAGATGTAACGACCTCAGTAGAAGTGTAGTAGAGACATCTAAGGAGGAGGAAATTACTAGTACAGACTTTAACTCGAAGGAGGAGTGCCCTAAGGAGGATAGTAATAACAAGGAAACACTTACTTACGAGGTACTAAAGAGTGAAAATTATGAGTTAAAATTGGAGTATATTAGATCATCAATTGAAAACATTAAAGGAACTAACAAGATAAAGTTGATATCTCCAAACTTTGAAAAGGTACTGTCTATGGAAGAGTTATCAGAGGATTTACTTACTGATGTTTATTTTATTATCACAGACACTCCAATAACCCAGCAATTGATAGATAGATTTTTTAACAATGTCAACTCTAACTTAGTTATAATTGGAAGGGAAACACATATAACTAAAAAACCGCCTAATTTAAAGATCTTGAAGTATGAGGATGTGATGTAG
- a CDS encoding UPF0058 family protein: MHKDELIQLHQLLVYMRKILKKKFGDSIDMYFTSYDNLKIYPHHIHRTKSEHTYAIFLLASGIAKVLSEYGNVPRSVASRLKSTGERIERELVRQRRIDNKFKKNII; this comes from the coding sequence ATGCACAAAGATGAACTTATTCAATTACATCAACTTTTAGTATATATGAGAAAGATATTGAAAAAGAAATTTGGAGATTCTATCGATATGTATTTTACATCCTATGATAATCTAAAAATATACCCTCATCATATACATAGGACTAAATCTGAACATACTTATGCCATATTTCTACTGGCAAGTGGTATAGCAAAGGTATTATCGGAGTATGGGAACGTCCCAAGGAGTGTAGCCAGTAGACTAAAAAGTACAGGGGAGAGAATAGAGAGGGAACTTGTAAGGCAGAGAAGAATAGACAATAAATTTAAAAAGAATATAATATAG
- a CDS encoding UPF0179 family protein: MEKKITLIGSRLAKTGNEFIYCGMLKECESCKFKKICHEGMIVGRRYRILSVRSADHPCKIHECGVKVVEIEVSQEIPMLIESRKALEGLTLSNGTKCNNIFCENYPLCNPEGLSEKFKIVKVFKNKVSCPKGHSLRKVLVSPVD; the protein is encoded by the coding sequence ATGGAGAAGAAGATCACATTAATTGGAAGTAGATTGGCGAAGACTGGGAATGAATTCATCTACTGTGGAATGTTAAAGGAGTGTGAGAGTTGTAAGTTTAAAAAAATCTGTCATGAGGGCATGATTGTAGGGAGGAGATACAGGATCCTCAGTGTCAGATCTGCAGATCATCCCTGTAAGATCCATGAATGTGGAGTTAAGGTTGTAGAAATTGAAGTATCTCAGGAGATACCTATGTTAATAGAATCGAGAAAGGCGTTAGAGGGTTTAACCCTATCTAATGGTACAAAGTGCAACAATATATTTTGTGAAAACTATCCACTATGTAATCCAGAGGGACTGTCTGAGAAGTTTAAAATAGTAAAGGTATTTAAAAATAAGGTGTCCTGTCCTAAAGGACACTCCCTGAGGAAGGTATTAGTATCTCCAGTAGATTGA
- a CDS encoding methanogenesis marker 15 protein, translated as MAVKIAEITCGPEYSGVQAEIEKAAREVGGEIVFPEVDLDYIDKVNEELGFEVASANLKLMFARAMSIIEGNSDADAVFIATCFRCAEGALVRNEVRRLIQEYTDLPVVMYSFTERTKASELLTRMEALVTIVERKALLVRKRQEGISLGIDSGSTTTKAVVMVDNKVVGKGWVYTRDVIESAKEAVNEALKEAGLKMEDIETIGTTGYGRHTIGEYFKADLIQEELTVNSKGAAFLADKQEGEATVIDIGGMDNKAISLNNAIPDSFTMGGICAGASGRFFEITARRLGVSIQELGEMAAEGDWRKVRMNSYCIVFGIQDLVTALAEGADPKDVAAAAAHSVAEQIYEQQLQEVDVRDPVILVGGSSLLKGMVLALEEILGRKIVVPPYSQHIGAVGAALLSSGYKYFKE; from the coding sequence GTGGCAGTAAAGATAGCAGAGATAACCTGTGGTCCTGAATACAGTGGAGTTCAGGCTGAAATTGAAAAGGCTGCAAGGGAAGTTGGAGGAGAGATAGTATTCCCTGAAGTAGATTTAGACTATATAGATAAGGTTAATGAAGAGTTAGGTTTTGAGGTAGCCTCTGCAAATTTAAAACTTATGTTTGCAAGGGCTATGTCCATAATAGAGGGAAACAGTGATGCAGATGCAGTATTTATAGCCACATGCTTCAGATGTGCAGAGGGTGCTCTCGTTAGAAACGAGGTTAGAAGACTTATTCAGGAGTACACAGATCTACCTGTTGTTATGTACTCCTTTACAGAGAGAACTAAGGCATCGGAGTTATTGACAAGGATGGAAGCCCTAGTAACTATAGTGGAGAGAAAGGCACTACTAGTTAGAAAGAGACAGGAAGGTATAAGTCTAGGTATAGACAGTGGATCTACAACTACAAAGGCTGTAGTAATGGTAGATAACAAGGTTGTTGGAAAGGGATGGGTTTATACTAGAGACGTTATAGAGTCTGCAAAGGAGGCTGTAAATGAGGCCCTGAAGGAGGCAGGATTAAAGATGGAGGATATTGAAACCATTGGAACTACTGGATATGGAAGACATACCATTGGAGAGTACTTTAAAGCAGATCTCATACAGGAGGAACTTACTGTAAACTCCAAAGGTGCCGCCTTTTTGGCAGATAAACAGGAAGGTGAGGCGACAGTTATTGATATTGGAGGTATGGACAACAAGGCTATCTCCCTTAACAACGCCATACCAGACAGTTTTACTATGGGAGGTATCTGTGCTGGTGCCAGTGGAAGGTTCTTCGAGATCACTGCAAGGAGGTTAGGTGTGTCTATCCAGGAGTTGGGAGAGATGGCTGCAGAGGGAGACTGGAGAAAGGTGAGGATGAACAGTTACTGTATAGTATTCGGTATTCAGGATCTTGTTACAGCCTTGGCAGAGGGTGCCGATCCAAAAGATGTAGCAGCTGCAGCGGCCCATTCAGTTGCAGAGCAGATATACGAGCAACAACTACAGGAGGTAGATGTAAGAGATCCTGTAATACTTGTAGGTGGTAGTAGTCTCTTAAAGGGTATGGTGTTGGCGTTGGAGGAGATACTTGGTAGGAAGATAGTGGTACCACCTTATTCACAACATATTGGAGCAGTAGGTGCGGCACTTCTCTCCTCTGGGTATAAGTACTTCAAGGAGTAA